From the genome of Xiphophorus couchianus chromosome 6, X_couchianus-1.0, whole genome shotgun sequence, one region includes:
- the LOC114145842 gene encoding zinc finger protein 235, with product MANSSSSNNNNNCVAFQSKLTSIMEMLAKAAVMEISKLWEEGFAVVQVELLRRESEIKALNRKLISMENERLTALSQAAKSSSLPRREQQNNLPPSAGEGLSIESVQTLPSDQSFRDKADSSGNNEALLPVQMEDNETAAKQRKSDLCESKDRDDEESVVKLEEDDDVEIVEQEGDLNPISSIEGHHERLQRGAEAAPEQETQHWVSVSVGDSDTEDASDCFFEPNQLSHNLDSEILLIQNSLDIFDNSAEAPHSDRLARDSRTIQGASSKSSAPLTFSQSQPSQQTSHHAERETAVGLFLEKQRRTKNTSAFNPDRSLFALNELEVHKIAASRRIKEKWYICPFCGKSFDRISHLQIHQRIHTGEKPYTCEMCGKSFSQRSNLRTHQRTHKEALS from the exons ATGgctaacagcagcagcagcaacaacaacaacaactgtgTGGCTTTCCAGAGCAAGCTAACCTCCATAATGGAGATGCTGGCTAAAGCGGCCGTTATGGAAATCAGCAAGCTGTGGGAGGAGGGTTTCGCTGTGGTTCAGGTGGAGCTTCTTCGGAGAGAGAGCGAAATTAAAGCCCTGAACAGAAAGCTTATATCAATGGAAAACGAGCGTTTAACGGCTCTTTCTCAAGCAGCAAAGTCCTCATCTTTACCAAGGCGAGAGCAGCAAAATAATTTGCCGCCATCTGCCGGCGAAG ggcTTTCAATAGAATCAGTGCAGACACTGCCTTCAGATCAGAGCTTTCGGGATAAAGCAGACTCTTCAGGGAATAATGAAGCACTGCTACCTGTTCAGATGGAAGACAATGAAACTGCTGCAAAGCAACGTAAGTCGGATCTCTGTGAATCCAAAGATAGAGATGATGAGGAATCTGTAGTGAAGCTGGAAGAGGATGATGACGTTGAGATTGTAGAGCAGGAAGGGGATTTGAATCCCATAAGCAGCATAGAGGGTCACCATGAACGACTCCAACGAGGTGCTGAAGCAGCACCAGAACAAGAGACCCAACACTGGGTGTCTGTTTCAGTGGGAGACAGCGATACGGAGGATGCGTCTGACTGCTTCTTCGAACCAAACCAGCTTTCACACAATCTGGACTCAGAAATCTTACTTATTCAAAACtctctggacattttcgataaCTCGGCAGAGGCTCCTCATTCTGATCGGCTCGCGAGGGACAGCAGGACGATTCAAGGTGCTTCAAGTAAATCCAGCGCTCCCCTGActttcagccaatcacagccaaGTCAGCAAACATCACACCatgcagaaagagaaacagcTGTTGGGctctttttggaaaaacaacGGCGAACTAAAAACACGTCAGCTTTCAACCCCGACAGGAGTCTGTTTGCTTTAAATGAGCTGGAGGTTCACAAAATTGCAGCGAGTCGACGCATCAAGGAGAAATGGTACATCTGCCCTTTCTGCGGTAAAAGCTTCGACCGCATCAGCCATCTGCAGATCCACCAGCGAATTCACACCGGGGAGAAACCGTACACGTGTGAAATGTGTGGCAAGAGTTTTTCCCAAAGAAGTAACCTGCGCACTCATCAACGAACTCACAAGGAGGctctttcttaa